The sequence gtgttgcaagcctcgtccatcccagagccagctctCACTGGGCTATTAGACCTGGAGTTGGTTCCCGCCCTTGTGCCCACTCTGAGTTCTCTTGATCTCGACCATCGCCCCCTGTGACATCTCAGACAAGGTGGACTTCCGACCCTCTGACTCAGCTTAGACCCTCCGAGCCTTGGACCTTCGATCCCTCAACATCACCTTGGCTCTAAGTTCCCTCGGCTCCATCGCGATCCTCCAGCCTATCGGCTCCACTGAAGTTCCTCATCCCTCCAGTTCCTCCTTGGTCTGTCAGTCACCTGGCTCCACCTTGGCTCTCCGATCCGATATGTcacgtttaaatgtgtttttgttcatgttttgttcatgtgttcatgacttttattttggaagTTAGTTCCTggtttcctggtcatgtgatatactgtttccctcatgtgatcttgtcaatcttacatgtccatgtatttaagccctcatgctTGTCATTGTCTTTGGTCGATTATTGTTTTGAGTAACGTAGTCAACTCaggtcaagtcatgtcaagtctagTCATATATGTTTTGGATTCATAATAGTGGAAgtaatttatgtttgtttggttttctaCTCATGTTCGGATAAACTGCACCTtgtaattaaactgcacttggattCTCACTTCCTTATCATCTTTGTCTACTCCTGTGTCCTGTCTGCCTGTTTGCCAGAAATATTACAGGATTATACAATATATCCTATATTATGTAATCTCAGAAAAGGCAACTGCGATTATGGAATACATAGGAATAGTAATTATATTAAtgaaatttgtataatttttttaatttatcttgTCTAAATTTGTCACAATTTctcagttttctttctttttttttttatgaaattaaggTAAGGGTGAGATAACATTATCCTATGCATCTCTTTTAATTGATAATCTTCTAAATGAATAAGAATTACTATTAGGGGTTTTTGAATTGGGAGGTGTGAGACATAAATTAGATTTCCTAGGAAAATTTGTATGATCCAGATCTGTCAAAATAGGATAACAGATAGTACAACAGCTGTGTGTCCTGCTTCCCTGCTGCACCTGTTCTTATGCAAACAACACTAACAAGTGAGAATAATCACATGTgcttgcacatacacacatattcatgacttgacaattttttttatattttaaaggtatTTGTTTCCAACATCATTTTAAGAAACTTGAATAATAAAATTAATGCTGCAATCTTAAAGGTCATTAGAATTATAAAATGTGCTGCTATTGTTCATGCAATGAATTATCACACCACCAGATGTCATCAAGTGTGCTGAGCTTTGGACTACTTTTcaaaatagtatttatttttaaaatgtctttttttgaTCCTGTTCTGAAACAAATCTTATAGAATCTCAAATATTTAGCTTGTTATTTTACATTGTGTATTATTCCAAGTTGTGATTTACTGAGCTATATAGGTCTAACCTAAAAATCAATACCTGTCTCTGTATCTGAACAACAGCAATTATTAGCAGAAGATAAAAGTGTACTAAATTAGATGTACTGTACACACATTCACATTAAAAAAGAGCAGAAAGGCAAAAGAGAGATCAAAagaggtggggggtggggggattAGTCATTAGTTATTGGACCAAAAATTTGAAATTCACAAGTCCACTaccaatattttgacatttatgtCTAGTGCTGACTTGACCTGAAATagaaaatgaattattttttccatttgtgGTGCATTTAAAAATTTTACTGCTTCCATGGTAGTAATGCCATTTTGTTATATAATATGGATCCATAGTTCATATCACAAGCTAGCTATACCACAGCACTTAATCAAACTCTGTCAGATACAAAAAGAGCAGAAATATCTATGACATGTTTTGCAACACACTGAACTGAtttttcagaaataaataaataaatacgagCTCCCCCTCATTGGCATGAGAGTGAAAGGAGTGCTCCTACAGACCAGCAGCACACAGCTCTGCCCAAAGAGACCACCTGCATCCAGCCACCAGAGAGTAACCACCATCACTCAAGCTAATCTCCCACAATTCTGCTATTATCTGCTCTAACCAATCAAAGTCTTCTGCCAAAGCATCGGCATTGTGCCCAGCAGAGGGgcagaaagtggagttttgatGAGTCAGTGAGTCTATAAGACCTTCACAATGGGCCGTACTGGGCTCCACAATAGTCAAGGCTAATGCGGTTTTTCAGTTTGCTGCTGCTGAGTGTGCAGGCCTGTTGCGCATTCTGCACTAAATGAGGGGCCCTGTGCTATAAAAACACTGGACAAGGGCTTTGCCACCACATTGATTATACTGGATCTGTCCCACCTCGATATGTGAGTATGCCACACTATCTTAGCTCTCAAAGTGATACATCGGATTCCTTTCCAGTTATAAAGAGCCCAGACAGAGAGAAAGTAATCAAAAAAGATCATGCAAGTGGGAACACATACTTTCCTGCTTTGTCAAAACTCTAGGAATCGATTTTCACTTAATCTACCAAGGAATTTGATACATGGGTGCATGAATTCACTCTATGGTCCCTGTTCTCTCCACATTTTTCCCAGTAGAGAGTGCGGTGACTGACAGCAACCATGAACCCACAGCAGCAGTTGGAGCAGAGGGGGAAGTTTAGGATGACCGTGTTCGAGGAGGAGTTCTTCCAGGGCAAGAGCTGTGAGTTCACGTTTGAGTGCCAGAACATTTTGGACAGAGACTTCAGAAAGATTCGCTCTGTTAAGGTGGAGAACGGCCCGTAAGTCTAATGTCTGCATTTCTTTTGTGCAAAAGGTAAAGCAAAGAGGATATATGACAGAGATGTTTAGTATACTGTATAAGACTGTATATTGATAAGGTATAAGTTGAAAAGCTAAAGTATTAGGAACTGTGTACTTAAAGGTAAGTGTAATCATGCCTACATTAGAACTGATTTGACTGATTGCAAAAAGTCTTAGATGCGAAAATATTACACTCTGAAAACCCAAATAAGTTGACTCTACTCAAATGATTGCGTAAACTCTTTCCTGAATTGAGTAATGacgtctccaaaacttgtgtaactAAGTTTGCTTAACTTGGTTTTCATATAGTATGAACTTAACTCTTTAAGTTAGGGTAATTAGATGCAAgcagacttaactcagattttcTATTTAGAAGTTGTTGTTTcaacttaataattttaattgaatggactTGAATGTATATAATTCAATTACAGCTTAAATAAGGAGACTTATATCTTTTTCTATGTCAATCACATTAAATAAACgtatttctccacagaaatgcatatataCTCGAACTACAGTTGCACATGCACTAGAAGAAAGGGGTAGTGTTAACAGaatccaacttgaccaaaggggacacagatcaccctaatggtgacatcacacgaaaaactatttgcaacaagaataatactacaaaagagctaaaattCTAAGAAATCTTAATAACAACCATTTAAATGCCCCAATACGTTCCCCTTTGATTAAATGATTCAAGCAAGGAGTTGCAAAAATTCCCCAGAGCCTCAATTTTTTACTCAATCGTTTGAGTTATTATCATCTAAAATCTAAAGTATATCAGTTTTTAAGACAATGTTTTCAAGGTACTTAATGAAGACAACATTAGTGTTTACAGTGCACTATCCACACAATGTCCCACAAAACCACCTATTTAACAGTATTCACAGCTATTTAAACTGCAATTAGTCTGTTACGCTAGTTTGAACAATAGTTTCTGTATTTTTCTGAAGGTTGTAACTAACTGATTTTGAATAAGAGGATGTAAAAGCAGGTTTCCACAGAGTGTATGCAATAGAGTTTAAACAAAAGGCAGGCAGAGAGACAGCAGAGATAGTCTGTGTGGTTGGCAGCTGCCTACTGTGTTGTGGCTGCCTGCAGTGACAGTTGAGCTGATAAAGGAACAATAGAGAAGCTCCATTCAGCCCACACCATCATGTTTGCTTTTGATTTTGTATCCTGATCAGCAGAGATCATTCCCATGTAAAACGTTGTTGCTTCCTGGTTTGTGTTGACTAtgacattctctctttctctctttcagctGGGTGGGGTACGAGTATCCTGAGTTCCAGGGCCAGCAGTTTATCCTAGAGAAAGGAGACTATCCCTGTTACCAGGCTTGGAGTGGCAACAGCAGTTACAGAACAGAGCATATGCTCTCTTTCAGACCTATTCAATGTGCTGTAAGTTTATCTCAGTGGGCACAATATTACGTCAAACAACTGAGACGAGTCCTTTTGTTTTAGGCAGACTTGTAGCCTAAGCCTTTGCGAAGTCTAATACCATCGCCTCTATCAACATCTCATCAAGCTCAATGTTAAAATGGCAGGTTATAATTACTACATAACAAATGTTCCGTCTGAAAAATCCTCAGAATCGTCACCTCATTTCCCATATTCACACTTTCTCTGACAGAACCACAGTGACAGTAAGATTACCCTCTATGAGTGTGAAGATTTCATGGGACACAAATTTGAGATGTGTGATGACTATCCCTCCCTCCAAGCCATGGGTTGGTGCAGCAAGGAAGTTCCCTCAATTAAAGTCAACTCTGGATCGTAAGTCTTTCCTCACATGGCTTATTCGTCATTAACAGCTATTTATTATATTTGGTTTAATAATGAAATCACTGCTTTTTCTTCTCTGTCATGAAAGCCAATAATATCCAACATCAGTCTCTGATAAGTTGAGAGAAAAGCATTGACACAACTAACCATtgattataaaacacattttaaattccaTAAAAGagatattaaacatgattttcagtAAATATCTTCAAAAGCACATCTTAAATGctgcttgtttgtttttactttgtgGAACTCCATTTCTTTGTGACAAATAGTGTATCACTTGCATAATGTAGCAGCTCTGATTGGTGTGCGGTGCAATAAATGAGGTTTCCCCTTTTCTCTGGCAGCTGGGTAGGCTATCAGTTTCCTGGTTACCGTGGATATCAGTACATTTTTGAGAGAGACAGACGCCAAGGAGAGTACAGATGCTACCATGAGTTCGGCACCCAGGCACACACCAATCAGATCCAGTCTATGCGCAGAATTCAGCAATAAGACCAAACACTCTTATGTACCCAGCATGTCATGCCATGTCACTACAATAGGCAATAAAGACATAATTTAAATAGTGGTAAAAGAGTGCTAGTggcaatgtgtgtttttttttttaaataaaacaacttcCCTGCTCAAATCATGGATCTGCTAAGTGGTATTTTTTGGTAATTCTTGACTCAAATCTAGCAGaactattttatgtttttaaggtaTTGGTGCATTAGAACTGGCCTCCCAAAGTCTTTCAGTGATCCTGAAAGCCTATAGACTTTTGATCTAATAAGCCACTCCATCATATTTAacaataggtatatatatatatatatatatatatatatatatatatatatatatatacatacatacatatatatttatatatacccacaaacatgcatgcacacgcacacacacacacacacacacacacacacacacacacacacacacacacacacacacacacacacacacagtgtatttATAAAtactatacctttaaaaaaaaatatttcagtgtatttaaattaaattagccttagaacattttgtttaaacatcagatctattttaataattttgtattataacaattttgaattaacatttaattattaaaaatctttaattatttaaatatgtataattatttagtgAGATTTTTCAGTACTGTCAGTGTCAGCACAAGGTATATATTTATGGTTTCTTCCtcaaaagaaagagtgagagaaacaAATCTATAACAAACCTGTGTCAACCCATTCACCCCATCCcctcaataaataaaaaacaaacagacaacataattattaatcaataataataataagaaaataataataagaaaatattaGCTGACAGATAATAAACGTGTACACAAATATGCACAGATAAAAAGGGAATATGTTctcaatatcaatattttaaatatatgtgcataattatttttaattatttaaaacttaGTTACTTAGGAATAGCTTGGTGGGCAGTGCACGTGCTCTGACAGATTGCCATGTGGCCCTTGTGCACGTTCGAGATCATTTTAACAGGGGTGAGGTGTCAGTAGGTGGATCGCActgacccaacacttacagtgcagtatttatagattacagtatatataaatatacaagtaTGACATGAGTGTTATATTAGTTATTAGTATTATATAATAGtagtatttgtagtattttaaagattcaagtattgcaaaattctacaaaattagctgcaaaaataaagggcatcttgagGAGCATTTGATCATGTTTGACACATGACAATAAGAGACTGAGCACAaactggtcctgaataaattatttaatcaataacaataatgagaattgtgcatgtgcacagtTAAATgatttactctgtgcttgtgcattgtgggatttaaatgtatccaagtggctcgagGGTTTTGAGTACGTTCACCACGATTCCTTCAGATTCATTTAATGAttcgttcagtgaccatttctggatgCCTCCTTTAAAATTTGTGTCTACAGACCAACAAAGAGACTTTAGTAAAGGTTTTATGAATtataagaacacagcagatctatcatTTTACCTGCAGTTTGttgactgcacaccaacatagagtaaaaaaacaggagctgattaTAGACTGTTGACTGCGTTGATTAcactgtctgactgacggcctatTACGTGAGGGTTGttttggctcatgaaactcaattgtgattggctggatggtcgctcaagcagcccaaagtaacaaaacgcaaagagtatacaaatccaccattttgacttggtatgggtttagcttggaaaagtgcgggGGACCGAATCACCTTTTTTAAAGATCCCCCCTGGCTGCTACACCCTTGCATTATAAGATCCCACCCCACATCTCCCTGTCACATCTATACTTTacaatcaataaaaacataaaagtcaattaaaaggaataaataaaacaatacaaataaaataaaaaataaaaacatcgaAATCAGTAAATTATAAAGGAGAGGGGTGGGAGTTCTCTGTTGTGGGTTTCCCTGGAGCTGTCCCAGGTCCTGACATTTCGGAACATTAACTACATTATGGCATACATTCTTgtttgaacataaacattttaatcgtTCGAAACGAGGTCCAATGCAATgtgatatatatgtatttattttttgaattatGAAAAGGGCAAGGCCGGTTTCTTTGTCCAATCAAATCTTTTTTATCAATGGGATCCGGGTGTGATTCCGCCTCTTGTTTGTTCGTCGTGCAACCGTTCACGACTCGAGCAGTATTTGGATGCACACGCCCACAGACAGAATCAGATGAGACTGGCACAGTTGCTGTTTGAAAACTTGCTCCCACACCCAGTCCAGGATCTCCTAATAAATGTTCACCTGTACACACCTTTATCAAATACACATTTCACTACCAGCTGACTTAAAGTGAAGCTCTGGTTTGTAGTGCAGTGTTAAGACAGACAAGAGAGCTGAATGCAGGTGGATCTGAGAGAGGTTGCAGTCTGACATAACAGGACGGGGTAAGTGAACCTTTAAAGGGAGCAAGTCATAGACAGGAACAATTGGAAAATGGCCGACAGGCAAAGCTATAAATCACAAATCAAATCTAACTATTCTAGCTATTTTACTACAGGCCAACAACAACCATCCTAATACAAGAACCAAAATAAACATCTATAAAAATTCCAGATGTAGCCTACTGTGTGATAAATTCACAAGATAATTTGTCTGTgtttttattctctgttatggcatttttcttttattatggaATTCAGTATTATAAACTTCTACTGTTTTAGGTTTCATTCAACTATAAGGTCCAAACCAACTTATGTTCTTTGCCCAGACTGCGTAAAGTTACGCATTATCTTGCATTCGAGGCTTGTTTTAAGTTGCCTGCGATTTCTTTTATGACTCAGGCAGCTAAAGCAAGTCTGGGACGCAAGAGACAATCCGACAGAGCACGACAAAGTGGAAGGAGTGGACAAATTGAATGACATTTTTTCCAGCTATTCTTATCAATTTGGTATTGTTAAAATGCCAAATGCTGGAGCTGGAAATCCACAGCACATTTTAAAGGGAAAATGTGCAGCATTTTTAGGttacaatttgtattttatttttttataccgtGTATAAACTgcttaaatgtttctatttttctgtgtaattataatacaattactgtacattataagCAAGCAACAGTACCTACAATCATATACACTAACTGGCCTATTTCATGCACTCTCATTGCGCCTTTCAAACAAATATTTGGACGCCTATCGTCCGTTTTAAGTAATTATCCATATCCCAACACAACCAGGGAATATTAGCTGAATAAATGTTTCCTTGAgcgcatttaaaatataataaagcacACCTTCCTTCTCTTCATTGTTTTTGCTTCTTCATGAGTCCATGAGTGTTGTATTGGATTACAGATATGCCTATGACTGAATGTGTTAGGATTACTGCCAAAAAAGCCAGTTTATCCACCCAGTTCAAAGATCAGCAAATGAATGATAATTCTGGAAAACAACCAGAACACTCGGATATCACGGGGGAATAGTGAAAATGACATTAGACATAAATACTTTACAGTATATCTAAAAGTAAATATTGCTACGTGACACGTTTCTATGAGCAATTGGTCTTCAACTGAcgaacttattattattattattttttatttgtattattattattattattataagcccTATAATTACCTGCTGAtttatcattttgactatttgtCCATTTGATTATAAGGCTCTCATCTCTCATCTCACATCTGCTGTGTATTTAAGCAGCATAAGTTTGGGATAAAATGTTCTTGTTTACCTATGCCTATGTTAGCCTATGCATTGAGGCATGCGTTAAAAGGCAAATATTCTCTTCTAACATGCAACAGGCCTTTCTGTTTGCAAAGAGGTAAAAAGGCGGAAAAGAAAGAGGGTATGAACCTGTTTCCATGTCAAACATTTCAATTCTCCATAGAAACTCTGATCTTAACGTTGAaactttattaaatattgatgcGGATTGATAAGGCCGAATTTCTATCGGTTCCTTTTTATTGTGGAGACGGGGAGGGATGGCAGAGGTAAATTGCTCTTTTAATTAAACCAATGCATGGAAGGAAATTGCTGTCTGAATATGGTCTCAGAGATGGGGCTTGTGACAGTTGCCTGGAAACGTCAATCTGTCCACATTTGTTCCAGATCACCGTTTTGAGATAaagtttaataaaacattttgtgccAATGAAAGCCTATCCTTTCACATCCACCACCACAATGAGACAGAACAGCGGAGGAAGCCTTGTGTTTAACATGTATCTCGCAGGTACAGTCTTTTGTGGGTAAAAGGAGAAATATTGCTGGAATTATTGAAAGAGAACAGGGCGAGACAAGGTGTCTGCGGATGCATGATGCGCACCATTGCCGCTGTCTGTGAATTGTCCATATTGAACGCATGTCCTCTTTTGTCGGAAATCGGATATCCTTTTTCCTGGACGCGTTTCCTGACCTCACCGCTGAAGTTAGGCAGAAAATCTGGGCAAATAGGCTACATCgtgaagaaataaatgaaagcTCATATTATTAACCTCTTTTAGAGAAAAGTATTATTTACAGACACGTTGCATTTAGATGTTTCTCTAACATTATTACAGAATAGGGAGAAATATTAGTGCATCTCTTTTACTATTTTTATAGTGCAAGCATTTGaatcattttcaaatattttcaagaGACTTTTAGAATATGACATATTTATAGGTTCATTTTAATTGCCAAAATGTAAACGTTTTTTTCCAGACCATACGGGAAATCTACTGAAGGAAAGCAAAAGCTCCTCTTGGACCCCAATCAACACAGGCGTACAAAAAGGTGAGTCTGGCTAATACATGTAATAAATTGAATTATGTTTTGACAGATAATTGCTAAACAAAAAGACGTAATACAGCGTAATTAATAAAATCTCTATAGCTTATATGTTCTTATAAGCTATAAGCCTAACATCGTATgtgtatttacaaatattttagacatttcagatgcattttatgtttatgtgtagGCCTACTTCATCGTATTtactcaatatttaaacaaaGGATATTAATAAGATATGGTCTGTTTTTATGATCACCACACATTTAGATAGCCTAtacttttgttacattttagGAAGTGGACAAATCCAGCTATGGCAATTTCTTCTGGAGCTGCTGTCAGACAGCGCCAATATGTCATGCATCGCCTGGGAGGGGACCAACGGAGAGTTTAAATTGATAGACCCGGACGAGGTAGCCAGACGGTGGGGAGAACGCAAGAGCAAACCCAACATGAACTATGACAAACTGAGCCGAGCTCTGCGCTATTACTACGACAAGAACATCATGACCAAGGTGCACGGAAAGCGCTACGCATACAGATTTGACTTTAACGGCCTGGCACAAGTGTGCCAGCCCTCTTCCACCGAACAAGCGATTTATAAGTTCCAGAGCAACTTCGCACCCATACAGATTTCAGGCATTTCCAAACTCAATCTGGTTGCTCCAGGTGTTGGTCCGTCAGGGTTCTCCTACTGGCCTGGATCTCCTCCGACCCTTTACCACAGCCACAACCTGCAACAACCAGGACCTTTCGGTGCCATGTCTGCGTCGCATTTAAGTTGCGTTAATAATATCAATAGTTTAAATAActtcaataatataaataatcactATAACTGATATACTATATAGAGCCTATATATATTTCTATGTGTCAAGAGAGCGCCATTGAAAAGCAGATATGCCTAATACTTTAAACCATTAAGACATATAGGTCTAAACAATCAATATACACAAAATTCGAGTAAAAGTGATAGTCTGAGCATGATATACAGTGCACCAAATGTAAAGGTTTTGCTCctttggaaataaattggtacttttattcaccaaagtggcattcatctgatcacaatgtatagtcagaatattaataatgtgaaaaattactattacaatttggaaaaaaaaatattcagaactttttaaactacttcaaagatgacagctttgcagattcttggcattctagctgtcagtttgtccagatactcttgtgacatttcaccccatgcttactgtagaacttgccatagatgtggctgtcttatcgggcacttctcacgcaccttacagtctagctgatcccacaaaagctccaTGGGGTTAAAATCCACAACACtctttttcaattatctgttgttcaatgtcaaattctttgcccactcgaccTTATCTTTtagatttctgtttcaaaagtggctttttctttgcaactcatcccataaggcctgcacccctga comes from Xyrauchen texanus isolate HMW12.3.18 chromosome 18, RBS_HiC_50CHRs, whole genome shotgun sequence and encodes:
- the LOC127659120 gene encoding protein FEV-like, encoding MKAYPFTSTTTMRQNSGGSLVFNMYLADHTGNLLKESKSSSWTPINTGVQKGSGQIQLWQFLLELLSDSANMSCIAWEGTNGEFKLIDPDEVARRWGERKSKPNMNYDKLSRALRYYYDKNIMTKVHGKRYAYRFDFNGLAQVCQPSSTEQAIYKFQSNFAPIQISGISKLNLVAPGVGPSGFSYWPGSPPTLYHSHNLQQPGPFGAMSASHLSCVNNINSLNNFNNINNHYN
- the cryba2b gene encoding beta-crystallin A2b, whose protein sequence is MNPQQQLEQRGKFRMTVFEEEFFQGKSCEFTFECQNILDRDFRKIRSVKVENGPWVGYEYPEFQGQQFILEKGDYPCYQAWSGNSSYRTEHMLSFRPIQCANHSDSKITLYECEDFMGHKFEMCDDYPSLQAMGWCSKEVPSIKVNSGSWVGYQFPGYRGYQYIFERDRRQGEYRCYHEFGTQAHTNQIQSMRRIQQ